In one Polaribacter sp. ALD11 genomic region, the following are encoded:
- a CDS encoding T9SS type A sorting domain-containing protein → MKQKNFFKIAMLFVFAIITTNIFGQTTVSYNFSDGGAVTGLNEASPGITLDTNIGFGSFKNTGTSNPALNTGQLRLYQNATKGGSIIIYASNGVTITDVVINASSKTGPAGYTVDGGAQTNLSAGSTYTISGINSTSKVEFFQKDSSSGNRIYVDSFSVTYTSATIAPTIGFDTATSSETETNVTFTSSNIPITVSNYSGTQIDINVNVTGGTAAAADFIFTSPTALSFTADGSQNITFDIKDDADTDTETVIFTITESSSVTGLVISQSTHTVTITDDEAPVFMVEDFTNSAATASYADGSFLGNNAITWSYIQSRNEDSDANSAGIIGKALMLRDASNSSKVTSSIISGGIGDFSVKLYKGFTGSGNRQVELFINNISKGTSVIFDDADDKDAYTFTVDNINITGDIIIEIRNILTKQVIVDDISWTAFSSTVTWNGNDSSDWNTAANWDTNTIPTATDNVVIPDVATAPIIGATTGAVTNNLTITETDGLTINSGGSLKVSGASTGNVTYQVLANDTNWHLLSSPVIGATYDGTWISNNEIDVTNGTGTNIAIGTYTNTIDIDGDWVYATDAANSGAFTAGKGYSFKREGTTNGYISFTGTVKTDNLTSSITQDSNNWNLVGNPYSSYILVSDLISDNAANLTDTHEMVYIWNGTAYTALTGTDYIHPGQGFFVNAANSTADNFTIDASKLSNQTGVTLYKGSSTATITLSMNDGTSIKTTKVNYSDNKTTGLDPRFDVGTFTGEDTAFSVYTQLVSNNEGVDFMRQSLPNSNLESMIVPIGVNATIGKEITFSAEALNLPTELKVFLEDRLTNTFTRLDETNSKYKTTLTEALNGVGRFYLHTAQKTLSTEDVILNSVSIYKTNASTLKIAGLPQGKTSISLFNILGKEMMSTSFTSNGNKEISLSKLSSGIYLAKVKTEKGVISKKIILE, encoded by the coding sequence ATGAAACAAAAAAACTTTTTTAAAATTGCAATGCTATTTGTATTTGCAATAATTACAACTAATATCTTTGGACAAACAACTGTTAGTTATAATTTTTCAGATGGAGGAGCCGTAACTGGACTAAATGAAGCTTCACCAGGTATTACGTTAGACACAAATATTGGGTTTGGCTCATTTAAAAATACTGGTACATCAAATCCTGCATTAAATACGGGGCAATTGAGATTATATCAAAATGCAACTAAAGGTGGCTCAATTATAATTTATGCTAGTAATGGCGTAACTATTACAGATGTTGTTATAAATGCATCTAGCAAAACGGGGCCTGCAGGTTATACTGTAGATGGAGGTGCACAAACGAACCTATCAGCAGGTAGCACATATACAATAAGTGGTATAAACTCGACATCAAAAGTTGAATTCTTTCAAAAAGATTCAAGTTCTGGTAATAGAATTTATGTAGACAGCTTTTCAGTTACTTATACATCTGCTACTATAGCACCAACCATTGGTTTTGATACAGCAACTAGCTCTGAAACAGAAACTAATGTAACTTTTACAAGTTCAAATATCCCTATAACTGTTAGTAATTATTCTGGAACTCAAATTGATATAAATGTTAATGTTACTGGAGGAACAGCAGCAGCAGCAGATTTTATTTTCACATCACCAACAGCACTATCTTTTACTGCTGATGGTTCTCAAAATATAACTTTCGACATTAAAGATGATGCTGATACTGATACTGAAACAGTAATTTTTACAATAACAGAATCAAGTAGTGTTACTGGTTTAGTTATTTCTCAAAGTACACATACAGTTACAATTACAGATGATGAAGCTCCCGTTTTTATGGTTGAAGATTTCACGAACTCTGCTGCTACAGCTTCTTATGCAGATGGTAGTTTTTTAGGTAATAATGCTATTACTTGGTCTTATATACAATCTAGAAATGAAGATAGTGATGCTAACAGTGCAGGAATTATAGGAAAAGCACTAATGCTTAGAGATGCAAGTAATAGTAGTAAAGTTACTTCAAGCATTATTTCTGGTGGTATTGGTGATTTTTCCGTAAAATTATATAAAGGATTTACTGGAAGCGGTAACAGGCAAGTAGAATTATTTATTAATAATATTTCTAAAGGAACTTCTGTTATTTTTGATGATGCTGATGATAAAGATGCATATACATTTACAGTTGATAATATTAATATTACTGGAGACATAATTATTGAAATTAGAAACATTTTAACTAAACAAGTAATTGTTGATGATATTTCATGGACAGCTTTTTCATCTACTGTAACTTGGAATGGAAATGATAGTTCAGATTGGAATACAGCAGCCAATTGGGATACAAATACAATACCAACTGCTACAGATAATGTAGTTATTCCTGATGTAGCTACAGCTCCAATTATTGGAGCAACAACAGGTGCAGTAACCAACAACTTAACAATTACAGAAACGGATGGTTTAACAATAAACTCTGGTGGTTCATTAAAAGTTTCTGGTGCTTCTACTGGAAATGTAACTTATCAAGTATTAGCAAATGACACAAATTGGCATTTATTATCTAGTCCTGTTATTGGGGCAACTTATGATGGAACGTGGATTAGTAATAATGAGATTGATGTAACAAATGGAACAGGTACAAATATTGCTATCGGTACTTATACAAACACTATAGATATAGATGGTGATTGGGTATACGCAACAGATGCTGCGAACTCTGGGGCATTTACAGCTGGAAAAGGTTATTCTTTTAAAAGAGAAGGAACGACTAACGGTTATATTAGTTTTACAGGTACTGTTAAAACAGATAATTTAACAAGCTCTATAACTCAGGATTCTAATAATTGGAATTTAGTAGGAAACCCTTATTCTTCATATATTCTTGTTAGTGATTTAATTTCGGATAATGCAGCAAACTTAACTGATACACATGAAATGGTTTATATATGGAATGGAACAGCCTATACAGCTTTAACTGGAACTGACTATATTCACCCTGGGCAAGGTTTCTTTGTAAACGCAGCCAATTCAACTGCAGATAATTTTACAATTGATGCCTCTAAACTAAGTAATCAAACAGGTGTAACATTATACAAAGGTTCTTCAACAGCAACCATTACATTATCAATGAATGATGGTACTAGTATAAAAACAACAAAAGTTAATTATTCAGATAATAAAACAACAGGGTTAGATCCTCGTTTTGATGTAGGTACATTTACAGGTGAAGATACTGCTTTTAGTGTTTACACTCAATTAGTGTCTAATAATGAAGGGGTAGATTTTATGCGTCAATCTTTACCAAATTCAAATTTAGAATCAATGATAGTTCCTATTGGAGTAAATGCAACAATTGGAAAAGAAATTACTTTTTCTGCTGAAGCTTTAAACTTACCAACAGAATTAAAAGTATTTTTAGAAGATAGATTAACAAATACTTTTACACGTTTAGACGAAACGAATAGTAAATACAAAACAACACTAACAGAAGCTTTAAATGGTGTTGGCCGTTTTTATCTACACACAGCTCAAAAAACATTATCTACAGAAGATGTGATTTTGAATAGTGTAAGTATTTATAAAACGAATGCTTCTACTTTAAAAATAGCAGGATTACCACAAGGTAAAACTTCGATCTCTTTATTTAATATTCTAGGAAAAGAAATGATGAGTACTTCGTTTACATCTAATGGAAATAAAGAAATTTCGCTTTCTAAATTATCTTCTGGAATTTATTTAGCAAAAGTGAAAACAGAAAAAGGTGTAATTAGTAAAAAAATCATTTTAGAATAA
- a CDS encoding TrkH family potassium uptake protein, translated as MGALNTKIIYRFLGITAMLNGLFMFLTVPFSMYYDEPEKWGILNAGIITTFIGILFYFLNNPTNTNIQKKEGYLIVTLGWLTLSFTGMLPYLLSGAIPGISDAFFETISGYSTTGSSILTDIDNMPKGILFWRSATHWIGGMGIIVLTIAILPLLGIGGMQLFMAEAPGPSADKLHPRITDTAKRLYLIYVILTLVEFFLLKFAGMTWFDAINHAMATMSTGGFSTKSDSIAFYNGKPLIQYIIIFFMFVAGTNFVLTYFALKGKVQKVFQSEEFKYYLFGTLGVSAVIAIVIIFFQDPNLESVLAHPKVFGETESAIRHALFMVVSVVTTTGFVSADFTMWNFFATGIFFALFFTGGSAGSTSGGVKVVRHIIMLKNSFLEFKKALHPNAIIPVRYDGKTVNKTIVFNILSFFIIYMLIFIISSVILTLFGLDFMSAIGAAASSLGNIGPAIGSVSPVDNFAHLSNAAKWFCSFLMLIGRLELFTVLILFTPFFWRKN; from the coding sequence ATGGGAGCTTTAAACACAAAAATAATTTATCGTTTTTTAGGAATTACAGCCATGTTAAATGGGTTGTTTATGTTTTTAACAGTTCCTTTTAGTATGTATTATGATGAACCTGAAAAATGGGGAATTCTAAATGCAGGAATCATTACTACTTTTATAGGTATTCTATTCTATTTTCTAAACAATCCAACAAATACAAATATCCAAAAAAAAGAAGGATACTTAATTGTAACTTTAGGTTGGTTAACACTATCTTTTACAGGAATGTTACCTTATTTACTTTCAGGCGCAATTCCTGGTATTTCAGATGCTTTTTTTGAAACTATTTCTGGCTACTCTACTACAGGTTCATCTATTTTAACAGATATTGATAACATGCCAAAAGGGATTCTTTTTTGGCGAAGTGCAACACATTGGATTGGCGGAATGGGAATTATCGTACTAACCATTGCTATTTTACCGCTTTTAGGAATTGGAGGAATGCAATTGTTTATGGCAGAAGCCCCTGGACCTTCTGCAGACAAATTACATCCTAGAATTACCGATACTGCAAAAAGATTGTATTTAATATATGTAATTTTAACTTTAGTTGAATTTTTCTTATTGAAATTTGCTGGTATGACATGGTTTGACGCCATAAACCATGCAATGGCAACAATGAGTACAGGTGGTTTTTCTACAAAATCGGATAGTATTGCTTTTTACAATGGCAAACCTTTAATACAATACATTATTATCTTTTTTATGTTTGTGGCAGGTACAAACTTTGTTTTAACCTATTTTGCATTAAAAGGAAAAGTTCAGAAAGTTTTTCAAAGTGAAGAGTTCAAATATTATTTATTCGGAACTTTAGGTGTTTCTGCTGTTATAGCTATTGTTATTATCTTTTTTCAAGATCCTAATTTAGAAAGTGTCTTAGCGCATCCAAAAGTATTTGGGGAAACGGAAAGTGCTATTAGACACGCACTTTTTATGGTTGTTTCTGTTGTAACCACAACTGGTTTTGTTTCTGCAGATTTTACAATGTGGAACTTCTTTGCAACCGGTATCTTCTTTGCCCTGTTTTTTACAGGAGGTTCTGCTGGTTCTACAAGTGGTGGCGTAAAAGTAGTAAGACACATTATCATGTTAAAAAACAGTTTTTTAGAATTTAAAAAAGCATTGCACCCAAATGCTATTATTCCTGTTAGGTATGACGGAAAAACAGTAAATAAAACTATTGTTTTTAACATCTTATCTTTCTTTATTATTTACATGTTAATTTTTATTATTTCTTCTGTAATCTTAACACTATTTGGTTTAGACTTTATGTCTGCAATAGGTGCTGCAGCATCTTCTTTAGGTAACATAGGACCCGCTATTGGTTCTGTAAGTCCTGTAGATAATTTTGCACATTTATCAAACGCTGCGAAATGGTTTTGTTCTTTCTTAATGCTAATTGGTCGATTAGAATTATTTACTGTTTTAATTCTTTTCACCCCATTCTTTTGGCGTAAAAATTAA
- the trkA gene encoding Trk system potassium transporter TrkA — protein sequence MKIIIAGAGDVGFHLAKLLSYESQDTYIIDFDGEKLDYINNHLDVITKKGDATSIKLLKEIGIGSADLLIAVTESQNTNFTISVIGKSLGAKKTIARIDNPEFLNECEVDFKQFGLDFMISPQELAANEIKMLLNQSSFNDTVEFESGLFNVMGTSLSYKSPLVNLTVKEAKQKFSNVDFITIAIKRANVSQTIIPRGDTTYQLNDQVYFSVPSYNMKDLYPIIGKTKFDIKNVIILGGSSIGEKTARNLCQEGFNIKLIEKNRDKAESLAEALENVLIIHGDGTDLELLEQENIRETDAFIAVTGNSETNIMSCLVAKSKGVKKTIALVENMDYIEISQTIGIESLINKKLIAASNILRHIRKGEILALANLHNIDAEVFEFEVQPNAKVTEKPIKDLNFPREAVFGGVIRNGKPYMSFGEMQIQSGDKVIVFCLPEAVSTVESLFR from the coding sequence ACCTACATTATCGATTTTGATGGTGAAAAGTTAGATTACATAAACAATCATTTAGATGTAATTACCAAAAAAGGAGATGCCACCTCAATAAAACTTTTAAAAGAGATTGGTATTGGTTCTGCAGATTTGTTAATTGCCGTTACAGAAAGTCAGAATACAAATTTTACAATTTCTGTAATTGGTAAATCTTTAGGTGCTAAAAAAACGATTGCTAGAATAGACAACCCAGAGTTTTTAAATGAGTGCGAAGTAGATTTTAAACAATTTGGTTTAGATTTTATGATATCGCCTCAAGAGTTAGCCGCAAATGAAATAAAAATGCTGTTAAATCAGTCTTCTTTTAATGATACTGTAGAGTTCGAAAGCGGACTCTTTAATGTAATGGGAACTTCTTTAAGTTATAAGTCTCCATTAGTAAACTTAACGGTAAAAGAGGCAAAACAGAAGTTTTCAAATGTAGATTTTATTACAATTGCTATAAAAAGAGCCAATGTTTCCCAAACTATTATTCCTAGAGGAGACACTACTTATCAATTAAACGATCAAGTATATTTTTCTGTACCAAGTTACAATATGAAAGACTTGTACCCAATAATTGGGAAGACAAAATTCGATATAAAAAATGTAATTATTCTTGGTGGAAGTAGTATTGGAGAAAAAACGGCAAGAAATTTATGTCAAGAAGGCTTCAATATTAAATTAATAGAAAAAAATAGAGATAAAGCAGAAAGTCTTGCTGAAGCATTAGAAAATGTTTTAATAATTCATGGTGATGGCACCGATTTAGAATTATTAGAACAAGAAAATATTAGAGAAACAGATGCATTTATTGCTGTTACAGGTAATTCTGAAACCAATATAATGTCTTGCTTGGTTGCAAAATCTAAAGGGGTTAAAAAAACAATCGCTTTAGTTGAAAATATGGATTATATTGAGATTTCTCAAACAATTGGTATTGAGTCTTTAATTAATAAAAAACTAATTGCTGCAAGTAATATTTTAAGGCATATTAGAAAAGGTGAAATTTTAGCCTTGGCAAACTTACATAATATAGATGCTGAAGTTTTTGAATTTGAAGTACAGCCAAATGCAAAAGTTACAGAAAAACCTATTAAAGATTTAAACTTTCCTAGAGAAGCCGTTTTTGGAGGCGTTATTAGAAACGGAAAACCATATATGTCTTTTGGTGAAATGCAAATACAAAGCGGAGATAAAGTAATTGTATTTTGCTTGCCAGAAGCTGTAAGTACTGTAGAAAGTTTATTTAGATAA